The segment TGTTGATGGTTCTAAGTACAAACTGCATCCAAGCATTTTTCTTAACATATGCAAGGGCACAAAGTTACTAGGTCATATTATTTTTGGCAAGTCAAAACCCTATGATGACGATGAATAGGATTGTGAGTCTACCTACTCTAGAGTGAAATTTTGGTTCTACTCTGCTTGTGATCCAAACTTGCTACAAATGATTTCAAGTGATAATTATATTGCAACACTAAGGAGCATTGTTAATCATTAAATGTTAAGATAACAACAAAACAAGTTAAGCACTTCAGACAAATGTCAAACAAAATTTTGCGAAACTTGCAAAATAAAACTTCTGAAAACTTAAATCAAAACTGAACACAATATTTAATGTGGTTTAGTTAAGGCGACCTAGAGccacatgagagagagagagagagtatgtgtGTTGTATCTCATTTTTAGCTCTCACCGAAAAAACTAGCAACAAACAATAATGGGGATATGAATCTATTTATATGCAAACATGGGAGACCTTAATTCTGATGGGCCAAGTCCATCCATAATTAGCTCATGAAGGGATGGCCTAATTTCCATCCAATCATGGAATGCCATGTGGGCGTTTCTAGAACCTTCAATCTCATGCACATCGTCCATGAGCATCATAACGAACCTTACACATGAGTGGCGCATCAAGAGCCATGATAGCACACCATGAACCTTGGTGGTACATCATGTTCCATGTTGGCGCATCCTCACTTCTTGATCATCAACATCTCAATACTTCCAGAACACGTCAGGGTACAAGGGTGGAGCACCTAGCACCAAAGTGGCGCACATTGATCATAGGTGGCGCGCTTTGTGTAATAACAACACATCATGATGCATGACGCATCATTGATGCTCCATTCCAACTCCAAGTGGTCCATGTTGATTCCTGATGCTCCATGTACCTCCAAGTATTTCATGTTGATTTCGAATGCTCCATGTACCTCAAAGTGCTCCATGTTTGGACAAGACTTCATAACACAACACTAAATTCCATTATGCACTCAAGAACATTGCATATGATCAGATGTAGAATCTATTATTATAATATTGTGGACGTAATTACCAACACCAAACTGTTTCtgtattttctagaaacaaagaACATGTTCTCACAAAATTCAGCACTTTAATCCATAACTAATCAAACCGGAAAAATCGAAATATAggtaaatataaatcaaaataatggTCGAGGTAATGTACAATGTTTTGGATGAGTGGAATAGGTATCAAAGTATTCATTATTAATTTCATCTTCTTTATTTAATTACTTTTGagaaattcataatttttgcAAAATACACCCAAACTAAATTTTTTCTAACATTTCAAGTCTTTAATAATTGATAATGATCATTAATTATCTTTTAGTTCCATTTGAATTTTATATGTTGAGCGGTGCCCACCAAAAAATGAAACCATTCTTATAAAGGACATtctcttgaaactttcaagagaCTATAATCTCATCACAAAGTTAATACGTTCTTGTTTTCCATTCCACATCACATAACTACGTTTTTTTTCCCATAAAGAAAGAAAATTACACTTTTGGTAAGATAAATTAACAACGAAATCTTTTGTATAATAAATCAACAAAGATTAGCCAATGGCATGATTGTTAAGGGTCCTATGAAGTAGGAAACATGCTCCATTGTGTCCTCATTGCTAAAAGAACCATCTACACATCTTTAttactattaattaataattacacAAAAGAttacaaatatataaataatatgccTATTTTTTTGGCAAGAGGTCGATTAGTGATTATAAACGGGCTTCCTTCCTTCGATTACCTACATGCTGACTTTAAATTTTGCAGCCAAGATCCGAAAGAAGATATTTTAGAATGAGTGAGACAAAATTGTGGGGTGCTTCAAAAGTTTGAAAGGGTCGATCGATTCATGATTTTTGAAGAATAATGTTTAGTTCTTGAGCACATCTTGCTACCAAACCTCCTCGcctaaaaaataaaaagttttagaTGTCATTTGGTTTGAACGAACTGTCTGAATACGACTAAATGACTAATTTACCCTTTTAAGCAGTGTTTgactatttttttttcatatgattttaTTGTAACTATATAAAAAACATGCTTACTTTATAATAGAGGGGAGACATTTGTGAATCTTCTGGAGCTGTGTATGGCATTGATTGCAGGATTCAAGTCTGTCATTGAGTTTTTGCACATTATATAAATAATTCTTGTGGGCAATTACAAgatatataaagaaaatataaaaaagataAATTTACACGAATGGGAATCAACAAAACCGACCTTTTTTCTGCATGAAGATCAACACCAACAGCTGGAGGTGCTGAAATGGTTGAGCTGACTACAGGCCCAAAGACAGCCACAAGCTTTAATAAAAGTTGTAATGATACACTTATATGCCTGCATAATAATTTTCAAATTCCCATAAAAAAATATTACCCACAATTTGTTTAGATAAAATAGCAACAcactttcattttatttttgtttattatagcatcctactttcatttctttcttgtACATTATTAGGACATTATTCTTTGAATAATCGacccaattatagcaatgaaaaTTGCTTTATATTTACATAACATTGATAAAAATaagtagattttttttttcaaaagtagaatgctataataatATAGTTACGAATAATTACCGCTCTGTGTTGCTGTCCAGTAATTCCAAAAGGACAGGTAGCAAGCAAGAAAAGAGATCTAATGTGAGAGAATCCATTCTTTCCATAAGAACATTCACCACATCTGCTTGAACCTGATATAAAAACAATCATTTTTTACAAAATTCAAGGTTAGTGGATTAGTTTTAGtaataaaactaaaactaaaaacatGAATACTTACAGCATGATCTGGCAATTTCCTCAAGGCATCTATAGCACCCTTTGTGTCATTGTGCTCCCAAAAGTGTCGTACCACCTGTAATGTAAATGTAGTAAATTCATTTTAAGCAATCCAAACTCTTTAAACATATCATTATTAGATGGATTATTCTGAAAAAGTCAACAAATATATTGCAATTAAGTGATAGAATGTTGAAGCTTACCTGGAGCTTTGTGAGGCGGGACCGCAGACTACTCAAAAACACATCATGATTCGTCATCAAATCTTCTGCCACATCATCATTATCTTTCTTAGACACCAGACCTCTCCCTGTAGTCTGTGGGCCATTATCATCCTGCCACTTTCCAAAATTAGAAACAAACTTTCTCTTACATTATTATTTACTACAACAAAAGAAGAATCTTATTCTTACCATCAATGGAGAAGATTTAGGTTTTTGAGGTATCATTCTATTATTGATAGTATCATGCCTTGGGGACACCAATACAGATGAGATTCTAGTTCTTTCAGGCATCACACGAGAGGAAGCAGTAGATCTTCTTGCAACCACCATTGGAGATGGAGTTCTAAGTTTTTCAGGCATTAAACGCCGAGAACTTATAGATCTTGGCATGGGTGAGACTTTACCTTTTTCAGGTAACATACTAGGAGCAGTTCTTGGTCTTTGAACATGTGTATCTTCAGATCTTGTGTTTGGGCGTGAATCATGTTTTTGTACCCTTGTGGGTGATTTAGTAGCCTCATTTGATGCACTCGAAACCACATCAGGTATCTTTTCAGGCATCATAAAGTTTTCAGCTTCAGGTGCCTTTAGGGGCATTTTAGTCACATCGTTCATGTTAAAGGTTTCAGCTTCAGCTGCCTTTAGGGGCATCTTAGTCACATCGGGCATGGTAAAGGTTTCAGCTTCAGGTTCCTTTAGGGGCATTTTAGTCACAACAGGCATGGTATAGGTTTCAGCTTCAGGTGCCTTTATGGGCATTTTGGTCACATGGGGTATCTTTTCAGGCATGGTGAAGGTTACAGCTTCAGGTGTCTTTATGGGCATTTTGGTCACATCGGGTCTTTTTTCAGGGATGGTGAAGGTTTCAGATGCAGAGGCCTTTATGGGTATTTTAGTCAGATCAGGTCTTTTTTCAGGAATGGTGAAGGTTTCAGCTTCAGGTACCTTTATGGGTATTTTAGTCACATCAGGTCTTTTTCCGGGCATGGTGAATGTTTTGGGTTCAGGTTCAGGTGTTGGGTTCATTATTGGGGCAGGTGTATCTGTGTTGGTTAATACCCGGGCAGATGGATCGGGCAGTTGTGATTCATCAGTGTTCAACTTCTCTCTCTTTTCAAATCTCTCAACCAGGCTGCGAGTCCTTCCATGGACAACCGCCACTGTATAAAGAAAAGAAATGGAGGGTTAAAACGGTAATTTTTCACTTGAGCACTGAACACAGATGATAAGATTTGATGGATACCTCCGTTTACATATTTAACAGATTTCAACTCTTTGTTTGAATCAACAGACTCATTGCCTGAAATTAAAGCTCGTTAAATATTGTTATGTAAAGTaacaatttataaaaatataaagcaATGTAAATGTAGTAGGTAGTAGTACTTGGAGATGAAGCTTTTTGAGACTCTTTTGTTTTCTCCTCGGAAGAATCTTTAGCAGCATCATCTGATAAAACCCTTCTTTGTAAGTTTGAAACTTTAGCAGCATCTGGATCTGATCCAGATTTTAAACCAGATTCAACTGTTATTGATAGCCCTTCAATATCTAATTTGGTAGTTGATGGTTTTCGCCTATGAGATGGCTTAAGTGATGCAGCAGTGTTATCCTGTTCATTGATTAAGGGCTTACTGGTAATTTTGGCTGCTGCAGGAGGGAGTGTAGGGTTAGGGGTAACCAAATTATGAATTTCTTTGGGATTTTGTAAGTTGACAACTTTTGAAGAAACAGGAGTCATGCCTGCAGCTTGACATGAAACAGCAGATTATAGTAAGTAATCATCAATCAACTGTCTAGTATTTATTGTTAATGAAAAAAGAAGACATAATTTTGTTCCTATGAAACCGTATATACTAAATTTACTTCCAAAATCAGATGAAAAGATGCAAAATTTCATTTCTTGACAAAACTTTGTTGTCAGAATTACCTATTTGCCCCCTATCATCATTACAACTTATTGATTCCTTTGACTCCTTTAGATAAGATTCTGGGAGTTTCTTTACTTCTAATCCCACATAAATGCAAAATTTCCTTTCTTGGCAAATATTGGAATTTATTATTAGCTATTTGCATTGACTTTTGGTACACAAGATTCCCAGATTTTCTTAAATCCCAAAAAATGCAAAATTTCCT is part of the Lactuca sativa cultivar Salinas chromosome 7, Lsat_Salinas_v11, whole genome shotgun sequence genome and harbors:
- the LOC111906710 gene encoding katanin p80 WD40 repeat-containing subunit B1 homolog KTN80.4 isoform X2, whose amino-acid sequence is MAKRGYKLQEFVAHSANVNCLKIGKKTRRNFITGGDDEKVNLWSIGKPTAITSLSGHTSPIESVAFDSTEVLVAAGASSGVIKLWDLEETKVVRTLNGHRSYCTAVEFHPFGEFFASGSMDTNLKIWDIRKKGCIHTYKGHRRAVSTIRFSPDGRWVVSGGLDNVIKIWDLTAGKLLHEFKFHEGHIKSMDFHPLEFLLATGSSDKTVKFWDLETFELIGTTRPEATGVRSITFHPDGRTIFCGLDSSLKVYSWEPIICHDSLDMGWSTLGDLCINDGKLVGCSYYQNSVAVWVADTSLIEQSGPSNLAEENTRMPHKFKLQKDLTERVESPRRSTMSSDDDTKDIKNIYVDSMTPVSSKVVNLQNPKEIHNLVTPNPTLPPAAAKITSKPLINEQDNTAASLKPSHRRKPSTTKLDIEGLSITVESGLKSGSDPDAAKVSNLQRRVLSDDAAKDSSEEKTKESQKASSPSNESVDSNKELKSVKYVNGVAVVHGRTRSLVERFEKREKLNTDESQLPDPSARVLTNTDTPAPIMNPTPEPEPKTFTMPGKRPDVTKIPIKVPEAETFTIPEKRPDLTKIPIKASASETFTIPEKRPDVTKMPIKTPEAVTFTMPEKIPHVTKMPIKAPEAETYTMPVVTKMPLKEPEAETFTMPDVTKMPLKAAEAETFNMNDVTKMPLKAPEAENFMMPEKIPDVVSSASNEATKSPTRVQKHDSRPNTRSEDTHVQRPRTAPSMLPEKGKVSPMPRSISSRRLMPEKLRTPSPMVVARRSTASSRVMPERTRISSVLVSPRHDTINNRMIPQKPKSSPLMDDNGPQTTGRGLVSKKDNDDVAEDLMTNHDVFLSSLRSRLTKLQVVRHFWEHNDTKGAIDALRKLPDHAVQADVVNVLMERMDSLTLDLFSCLLPVLLELLDSNTERHISVSLQLLLKLVAVFGPVVSSTISAPPAVGVDLHAEKRLESCNQCHTQLQKIHKCLPSIIKRGGLVARCAQELNIILQKS
- the LOC111906710 gene encoding katanin p80 WD40 repeat-containing subunit B1 homolog KTN80.4 isoform X1, whose protein sequence is MAKRGYKLQEFVAHSANVNCLKIGKKTRRNFITGGDDEKVNLWSIGKPTAITSLSGHTSPIESVAFDSTEVLVAAGASSGVIKLWDLEETKVVRTLNGHRSYCTAVEFHPFGEFFASGSMDTNLKIWDIRKKGCIHTYKGHRRAVSTIRFSPDGRWVVSGGLDNVIKIWDLTAGKLLHEFKFHEGHIKSMDFHPLEFLLATGSSDKTVKFWDLETFELIGTTRPEATGVRSITFHPDGRTIFCGLDSSLKVYSWEPIICHDSLDMGWSTLGDLCINDGKLVGCSYYQNSVAVWVADTSLIEQSGPSNLAEENTRMPHKFKLQKDLTERVESPRRSTMSSDDDTKDIKNIYVDTAGMTPVSSKVVNLQNPKEIHNLVTPNPTLPPAAAKITSKPLINEQDNTAASLKPSHRRKPSTTKLDIEGLSITVESGLKSGSDPDAAKVSNLQRRVLSDDAAKDSSEEKTKESQKASSPSNESVDSNKELKSVKYVNGVAVVHGRTRSLVERFEKREKLNTDESQLPDPSARVLTNTDTPAPIMNPTPEPEPKTFTMPGKRPDVTKIPIKVPEAETFTIPEKRPDLTKIPIKASASETFTIPEKRPDVTKMPIKTPEAVTFTMPEKIPHVTKMPIKAPEAETYTMPVVTKMPLKEPEAETFTMPDVTKMPLKAAEAETFNMNDVTKMPLKAPEAENFMMPEKIPDVVSSASNEATKSPTRVQKHDSRPNTRSEDTHVQRPRTAPSMLPEKGKVSPMPRSISSRRLMPEKLRTPSPMVVARRSTASSRVMPERTRISSVLVSPRHDTINNRMIPQKPKSSPLMDDNGPQTTGRGLVSKKDNDDVAEDLMTNHDVFLSSLRSRLTKLQVVRHFWEHNDTKGAIDALRKLPDHAVQADVVNVLMERMDSLTLDLFSCLLPVLLELLDSNTERHISVSLQLLLKLVAVFGPVVSSTISAPPAVGVDLHAEKRLESCNQCHTQLQKIHKCLPSIIKRGGLVARCAQELNIILQKS